A genomic window from Prunus persica cultivar Lovell chromosome G2, Prunus_persica_NCBIv2, whole genome shotgun sequence includes:
- the LOC109947434 gene encoding uncharacterized protein LOC109947434 encodes MRLVLSITAMKQWKLCQLDVKNAFLHGDLEEEVFMKQPPGFEDSTHPQFVFKLKKSLYSLKQAPRAWNAKFTGSSDQLIQRVVTDLSEVFEMKDMRQLTFFLGLHISYNSSGDIFLSQTKYAKDLLHKAGMSSCRACATPCKPHTQMLQTDGEPLADPTMFRSLVGALQYLTFTRPDLAYAVNHAGDINTRRSTTEYVVFLGSNPISWQSKKQGSVFRSSTEAEYMALANTAADLSWIRQVLLDLKMFLPDSPIMYCDNLSALTLSSNPVYHSRIKHLDIDFHFVREKVQRKDLIV; translated from the exons ATGAGGTTAGTATTAAGCATAACTGCTATGAAGCAGTGGAAACTGTGCCAACTTGATGTCAAGAACGCCTTTCTACATGGCgatcttgaagaagaagttttTATGAAACAGCCTCCTGGTTTTGAAGATTCTACTCATCCACAGTTTgtattcaaattgaaaaaatcttTGTATAGTCTTAAACAGGCTCCAAGGGCATGGAATGCCAAATTTACAG GTTCTAGTGATCAGTTGATTCAAAGAGTGGTTACAGACTTAAGTGAGGtgtttgaaatgaaagataTGAGGCAACTCACCTTTTTCTTAGGTCTGCATATTTCCTATAATTCCTCTGGTGACATTTTTTTGAGTCAAACTAAGTATGCCAAGGATCTACTACATAAAGCCGGCATGAGTTCATGTAGAGCATGTGCAACGCCTTGTAAGCCACACACTCAAATGTTACAGACTGATGGTGAGCCCTTGGCAGATCCTACTATGTTTCGCAGTCTAGTAGGTGCTCTACAGTATCTAACATTTACAAGACCTGATCTGGCCTATGCTGTGAATCAT GCAGGGGATATCAATACTAGAAGGTCTACAACCGAATATGTAGTATTCTTGGGTAGTAATCCTATCTCCTGGCAATCCAAGAAGCAAGGTTCTGTGTTTAGGAGTTCCACAGAGGCAGAATACATGGCCCTAGCAAACACAGCTGCTGACTTGTCATGGATTCGACAGGTTCTCTTGGATTTGAAGATGTTTCTGCCAGATTCTCCTATTATGTACTGTGACAACTTATCAGCACTGACTTTAAGCTCAAATCCAGTATACCACTCTCGAATTAAGCATTTGGATATAGACTTCCACTTTGTGAGAGAGAAGGTACAAAGAAAGGATCTTAttgtgtaa